Proteins encoded by one window of uncultured Draconibacterium sp.:
- a CDS encoding Sb-PDE family phosphodiesterase produces the protein MMKRLGFIIVVLFLCSELLNAQARRIINIPNIEGYKTLKCDLHMHTVFSDGTVWPTVRIEEAWAEGLDAISITDHIEYRPHSIDVVADHNRSYDLAKPLADQSEILLIKGAEITRSMPPGHLNALFITNANLLELEDVQDAVKEARDQGAFIMWNHPCWDAQQPDSVLWWEEHSNFFENDMLHGIEVYNWEYCPEAMNWANEKNLTMLGNSDVHGPMDVNDGHRPLTLVFAKNRTISGIKEALFDRRTAVYFDNTIAGRSQFLEPLFFESLEYNNAPLKLKNKETKVVNITNNSDVDYELELVQPGVGFDAPENITLKAHHVSALVLNGNSDEIASTTNLNVYYRVKNMLTGVDDNLVVTLTFRNN, from the coding sequence ATGATGAAAAGATTAGGATTTATAATAGTAGTTCTGTTTCTATGCAGCGAGTTGTTAAATGCCCAGGCGCGGCGGATAATTAATATTCCGAATATTGAAGGTTACAAAACGTTGAAATGTGATTTACACATGCATACGGTATTTTCTGATGGGACTGTTTGGCCAACTGTTCGTATTGAAGAGGCATGGGCAGAAGGTTTGGATGCCATTTCCATTACCGATCATATCGAGTATCGTCCACATTCGATTGATGTAGTTGCCGATCATAACCGTTCGTATGATTTGGCAAAACCACTGGCCGACCAATCGGAAATTTTATTGATTAAAGGTGCTGAAATTACACGTAGCATGCCTCCCGGGCACTTGAATGCACTATTTATTACAAATGCCAATTTACTTGAATTGGAAGATGTGCAGGACGCGGTAAAAGAAGCACGTGATCAGGGCGCATTTATTATGTGGAACCATCCGTGCTGGGACGCACAGCAGCCCGACTCGGTTTTATGGTGGGAAGAACATTCTAACTTTTTCGAGAACGATATGTTGCATGGAATTGAAGTTTATAACTGGGAGTATTGTCCCGAAGCGATGAACTGGGCCAACGAAAAGAACCTAACCATGTTGGGGAATTCCGATGTTCACGGACCAATGGATGTAAACGACGGACACCGTCCGTTAACTCTCGTTTTTGCAAAAAACCGTACAATCAGCGGAATAAAAGAAGCACTGTTCGACAGAAGAACAGCCGTTTATTTCGACAATACCATTGCCGGCCGTTCTCAGTTTTTGGAGCCACTTTTTTTCGAATCGTTGGAATATAACAACGCGCCACTAAAATTGAAGAACAAAGAAACCAAAGTGGTAAACATTACGAATAACTCGGATGTGGATTATGAATTGGAACTGGTTCAGCCTGGAGTAGGATTTGATGCACCTGAAAATATTACACTGAAAGCACATCATGTATCGGCACTTGTGTTAAATGGAAATTCCGACGAGATTGCAAGTACGACCAACCTGAATGTGTATTACCGTGTAAAAAATATGCTTACCGGTGTTGACGACAACCTTGTAGTTACCCTTACTTTCAGGAACAATTAG
- a CDS encoding FAD-dependent oxidoreductase, giving the protein MSAKTKKEPQLFKQVVTNNDEISPGVHVISFRRNYDFLPGQVVKIAVDTDHPPRIYSICSGNQEDEIRILFNIKDDGFLTPIMAAMIPGDNLYISEPYGSFLGTNEPAWWIATGTGIAPFYAMYRAGLSENKTLIHGVRQLNQFYFEYELEWSMGENYVRCCSQEQSCDVFPGRITSYLSSLPELPNVRYYLCGKALMVVEVRDLLIEKGIDYSNIIAEIYF; this is encoded by the coding sequence ATGTCAGCAAAAACAAAAAAAGAACCACAATTATTTAAGCAGGTAGTTACAAATAACGATGAGATTTCGCCGGGTGTACATGTAATTTCTTTTCGCCGGAATTATGACTTTTTGCCCGGGCAAGTTGTGAAAATTGCGGTTGATACCGATCACCCTCCGCGTATTTACAGTATTTGCAGTGGCAACCAGGAAGACGAAATCCGAATCCTGTTCAACATTAAAGACGACGGTTTTTTAACCCCAATAATGGCTGCAATGATTCCGGGTGATAATTTATACATATCGGAACCTTACGGAAGTTTTTTGGGTACCAACGAACCGGCGTGGTGGATTGCTACCGGAACCGGAATTGCACCGTTTTATGCCATGTATCGCGCCGGATTGTCTGAAAATAAAACGCTGATTCATGGTGTTAGGCAATTAAACCAGTTTTATTTCGAATATGAACTGGAATGGTCGATGGGAGAAAACTATGTACGTTGCTGCTCGCAGGAACAATCGTGCGATGTTTTTCCGGGACGAATAACAAGTTATCTCAGCAGTTTGCCGGAACTTCCCAATGTAAGGTATTATTTATGCGGAAAGGCGCTTATGGTGGTTGAAGTTCGTGATCTATTGATTGAAAAAGGAATTGATTACAGCAATATCATTGCCGAAATTTATTTTTAA
- a CDS encoding histidine kinase has product MKSIPTLTLLLLLVCFSSFAQNEAILLRPEIGKEYFYQFTNSEYIAGKDGYKLTELIKQKTLHIQFSNVQPENKELLQVKVIQNKAERPLDNPRGVNDYMYPYFESTYFGKRFGNFYEELLCGIDFQYEFDETTSAVKLYNRPDVLLKVREILRGKEFDEEDIARYTAEFNEKGLPELTKRLNSIYSISQDYKQEIKEAETFKTSETIENEFTVILAKRSDTKAGLNSLDIVYNQNENFLKSYNRIKIDSVQKSTWYRRNPDQRHYHEEDIRLLRRKNISENRFTISGHLNNPKYKKVTLAVLQDPFGYELKEKSVFLDGNNSFSIETELNHPGIVLLQFGNTNQSRELPIFWIYAEPGSEVQLIDNGEQFLGNVEFEGDFSKAAQMLLAFHQKFNFNEKYNLESMFRGTVSSNMDRSDYEDALNNHELFLNAYKNEVDETAFDFIIREVKMNLLTGAMFYSSIDERQRTLFFPDNEPLDKEPFERFMSDNPFHKYYNESGIFSRLAAYQYVTSQMTKAIEVQELSSVALDPFIIALNYSYRYRFPLVLELAKVVLGGHAYYSCAADVLLRIKADTDNEVTKNDEIKQAQINDYYDLIQRLCNDKELTTALATLYEKNKAWEDVDYVPSNKFLNPEGEDVYFKDFLGEKPTVFYITQRWGNERYYFDELAEENPDINFVMVMEGSIFKEWQDYMSRAEPIAHQLFLENSETDFRDIFEKQSGYFVIYDKDGVRFAFADNPLDAKNYAKQSLQPKKKELNKSQLQFIIVVLLTILTILVIGLLLWKWRVRQQFRKEEQKRRLRELELTAIRSQMNPHFLFNSLNSVQNLVQQNKGREAHLYLSDFAGLIRKVLNNSEKEEVSLAEELEMIQQYLNLEKLRFDFDFKIAVDDEIDAHNTQIPSMLLQPFVENAVLHGLQNKRGEKHLKIGVTKEEAFVVIRITDNGIGRKAAKKIQQKKNGKGTKLMKERLEILQQKQGEKYKLTTTDLEEGTKVEIILPEEK; this is encoded by the coding sequence ATGAAATCAATCCCAACTTTAACGCTGCTACTCCTTCTTGTTTGTTTTTCCTCTTTCGCCCAAAACGAAGCTATTCTTTTACGACCTGAAATTGGTAAAGAATATTTCTATCAGTTTACCAACTCGGAATATATTGCCGGAAAAGATGGATATAAGCTAACAGAGCTGATAAAACAAAAAACGCTACATATTCAATTTTCAAATGTTCAGCCCGAAAATAAAGAACTCCTTCAGGTAAAAGTTATTCAAAATAAAGCGGAGAGACCATTGGATAATCCGAGAGGAGTTAATGATTATATGTATCCGTATTTTGAAAGCACTTATTTCGGAAAACGTTTTGGCAATTTTTATGAAGAACTGTTGTGTGGTATTGATTTTCAGTATGAGTTTGATGAGACCACGAGTGCGGTAAAACTGTACAATCGCCCTGATGTGCTATTAAAAGTGCGCGAAATTTTAAGAGGAAAGGAATTTGATGAAGAAGACATTGCGCGTTATACTGCCGAATTTAATGAAAAGGGATTACCGGAGCTTACAAAACGACTGAACTCTATTTACAGCATTTCGCAGGATTATAAGCAAGAAATAAAAGAAGCAGAAACCTTTAAAACCAGTGAAACCATTGAAAATGAATTTACAGTTATTTTGGCAAAACGTTCGGATACAAAAGCTGGTTTAAATTCTTTGGATATCGTTTACAACCAAAATGAAAATTTTCTGAAAAGTTACAATAGAATTAAAATAGATTCGGTGCAAAAAAGCACATGGTATCGAAGAAATCCGGATCAACGACATTATCACGAGGAAGATATTCGTTTATTACGTCGGAAAAATATTTCAGAAAACCGATTCACTATTTCAGGGCACTTAAATAATCCGAAATACAAGAAAGTTACACTTGCAGTTTTGCAAGATCCGTTTGGATACGAACTAAAAGAGAAATCCGTTTTTTTAGATGGGAACAACTCTTTCAGTATTGAAACTGAATTAAATCATCCAGGAATTGTATTGCTGCAGTTTGGCAATACCAACCAGTCGCGCGAATTACCAATATTCTGGATTTATGCAGAACCGGGAAGCGAGGTGCAGTTAATTGATAATGGCGAGCAGTTTTTAGGAAACGTTGAATTTGAAGGAGATTTTAGTAAAGCCGCTCAGATGCTATTAGCATTTCATCAGAAATTTAATTTCAATGAAAAGTACAATCTCGAAAGTATGTTTAGGGGTACGGTAAGCAGTAATATGGACAGGTCTGATTACGAGGATGCTTTAAACAATCATGAACTATTTCTCAACGCTTATAAGAATGAAGTTGATGAAACCGCTTTTGACTTTATAATCCGCGAAGTTAAGATGAATTTGTTAACCGGCGCAATGTTCTATTCCAGTATCGATGAAAGACAACGGACTTTATTTTTCCCAGATAATGAGCCGCTGGATAAAGAACCCTTTGAAAGATTTATGTCCGATAATCCATTTCATAAATATTACAATGAATCAGGAATATTTTCGCGCCTTGCAGCATACCAGTATGTTACTTCCCAAATGACAAAAGCTATTGAGGTGCAAGAACTATCTAGTGTGGCTTTAGATCCCTTTATTATTGCCTTAAATTATTCATATCGTTATCGTTTCCCGTTGGTGCTTGAGCTGGCAAAAGTTGTACTAGGCGGGCATGCTTACTACTCTTGTGCTGCAGATGTTCTGTTGCGTATAAAAGCTGATACTGATAATGAGGTAACGAAGAATGATGAAATAAAACAAGCGCAAATAAACGACTATTACGATTTGATACAGCGTTTATGTAACGATAAAGAGCTAACCACTGCTTTAGCTACTTTATACGAAAAGAATAAGGCATGGGAAGATGTTGATTACGTACCGTCGAATAAATTCCTAAATCCGGAAGGCGAAGATGTTTATTTCAAAGATTTTCTGGGTGAAAAACCAACTGTATTCTATATCACGCAGCGCTGGGGAAATGAACGCTATTACTTTGACGAACTGGCTGAAGAGAATCCTGATATCAACTTTGTGATGGTTATGGAAGGCAGTATTTTTAAAGAATGGCAAGATTACATGTCACGTGCCGAACCGATTGCTCATCAACTGTTTTTAGAAAATTCGGAAACCGATTTCAGAGACATTTTTGAAAAACAGTCGGGGTACTTTGTTATTTACGATAAAGATGGTGTACGTTTTGCGTTTGCTGATAATCCGTTGGATGCAAAAAATTATGCAAAACAAAGTCTGCAGCCTAAAAAAAAAGAACTGAATAAATCGCAACTACAATTTATAATAGTAGTATTACTCACCATCCTAACTATTTTAGTAATAGGTTTATTATTATGGAAATGGCGGGTTCGGCAGCAATTCCGAAAGGAGGAGCAAAAAAGGCGACTCCGGGAGCTGGAACTCACGGCTATCCGGAGCCAAATGAATCCCCATTTTCTTTTTAACTCGTTGAACTCGGTGCAAAACCTGGTTCAGCAAAACAAGGGCCGCGAGGCCCATTTGTATTTAAGCGATTTTGCCGGATTGATTCGAAAAGTGTTGAATAATTCAGAGAAAGAGGAGGTGTCGCTGGCCGAAGAACTGGAAATGATTCAACAGTATTTGAATTTGGAAAAACTACGTTTTGATTTCGATTTTAAGATTGCTGTTGATGATGAAATTGATGCACACAACACGCAAATACCGTCGATGTTGTTGCAGCCATTTGTGGAGAATGCAGTTCTTCACGGCCTTCAGAATAAAAGAGGAGAGAAGCATTTAAAAATTGGCGTTACGAAGGAAGAAGCGTTTGTTGTAATTAGAATTACCGACAACGGAATTGGCCGAAAAGCGGCAAAAAAAATTCAGCAAAAAAAGAACGGAAAAGGCACAAAACTGATGAAAGAACGGCTCGAGATACTTCAGCAAAAGCAAGGCGAGAAATATAAACTCACTACCACTGATTTGGAAGAAGGAACGAAAGTGGAAATTATTTTGCCGGAAGAAAAGTAA
- a CDS encoding ROK family transcriptional regulator — translation MEKLFKTTGNQSQAVEQKKIAQKKQILRSIYFNGPLSNSELAKQIKLSTPKINSLLLELIEDQLVTELGRGDSSGGRRPNIYGLVENGFYVVGVTINVTRTIISIFNSCNQEVSGPHYFPIKMSSDINIFKQVNEKLEEVIKESNISPEKVLVAGIELPGLINQKEGINQTYFPEVKNLFDELQKIFGIPVYINHDAKVRTFAEQHFGLAKGKKNVLMLQADWGLGLGIIVNGKLYTGKSGYSGEFGHLPLADNGVLCVCGKQGCLETIVSANAIARQAREGIQKGNSSLIKDLVKDDLDKIDISTVIQAANSGDQFAISLFSEVGKWLGRGMAYLIQIFNPELIIIGGQVAVASQFILAPIQQAIHTFSNRDISNETQILFSELGTKAGTMGAAAYALERISKK, via the coding sequence ATGGAAAAACTATTTAAAACCACAGGAAATCAAAGTCAGGCAGTTGAACAAAAAAAGATTGCCCAGAAAAAACAAATCCTACGTTCAATTTATTTCAATGGCCCGCTCTCGAATTCAGAACTTGCCAAGCAAATAAAATTAAGTACACCAAAAATAAACAGCCTGTTACTGGAGCTGATAGAAGACCAGCTGGTTACTGAGCTGGGACGTGGTGATTCAAGTGGTGGACGCCGCCCAAACATTTACGGTTTGGTTGAAAATGGTTTTTATGTAGTTGGTGTTACTATTAATGTTACCCGCACCATTATTTCAATTTTTAATAGTTGTAACCAGGAAGTTAGCGGGCCACATTATTTCCCGATTAAAATGTCGTCCGATATTAACATTTTCAAGCAGGTTAACGAAAAACTTGAAGAGGTTATAAAAGAAAGTAATATTTCGCCAGAAAAAGTTTTGGTTGCCGGAATTGAACTTCCGGGATTAATTAACCAAAAAGAGGGAATTAATCAGACGTATTTCCCTGAAGTGAAAAACCTTTTTGATGAACTGCAAAAAATATTCGGGATTCCGGTTTATATCAATCATGATGCAAAAGTACGCACCTTCGCCGAACAACACTTTGGCTTGGCAAAAGGCAAGAAAAACGTATTGATGCTACAGGCCGACTGGGGACTGGGACTGGGTATTATCGTGAACGGGAAACTGTATACCGGAAAATCAGGATATTCAGGCGAGTTTGGGCACTTGCCGCTGGCCGATAACGGCGTACTTTGTGTTTGCGGAAAACAAGGCTGTTTAGAAACCATTGTTTCGGCCAATGCCATTGCACGCCAGGCCCGCGAGGGAATTCAGAAAGGTAATTCTTCGCTGATAAAAGACCTGGTAAAAGACGATTTAGACAAAATAGATATTTCAACAGTTATTCAGGCAGCCAATTCAGGCGACCAGTTTGCCATTTCACTTTTCTCTGAAGTTGGAAAATGGCTGGGAAGAGGAATGGCTTATCTGATTCAGATATTTAACCCTGAATTGATTATTATTGGCGGACAGGTAGCTGTGGCCAGTCAATTTATTCTGGCGCCTATTCAACAAGCCATTCATACGTTTAGTAATCGCGACATTAGCAACGAAACCCAGATTCTGTTTTCGGAACTTGGAACCAAAGCAGGAACAATGGGGGCTGCAGCTTATGCGCTGGAAAGAATTTCAAAAAAATAG
- a CDS encoding glucosamine-6-phosphate isomerase: MTVNFTKVEEAFFEETKSKKISTKIPYITTESFPKLGLLSALSFLEWASKNPNGVACLPTGKTAQYFLDFTHLLLDNWNNKKGKDFLEKYGLADVKKPDLSELTFVQMGEFFPINPEQHNSLFNYAQKQYIDGLGFNKEKALLINSEDIKLAEGKHYSDIFPDYKIDLSLRYREAKTHQEQLQQESIFKIDNWCTAYENKIRDKGGIGFFLSGIGPDGLIAFNTRGSDHFSSTRLTETNFETQAITAADLGGIEVSKNRLVVTIGLGTLTFNPENKAIVYAAGEAIADTIKASLENEPCVTYPATALHKLKNARFYLTEGAAVTLEDSIECYYTCTPWNHQKTERAVIELCKKINKFGSKLDLEDLKADKYCSMIPDLNENTVQSVIDSILAKLHKGMKKEVDQVYYHTGPHHDDIMLGIMPSTNRQSRDASNELHFSVATSGFTAVTNTFLYNLLVDTKDLMNQGKIEMINFPDFFKDGYKYKWDKDIYHYLDNIAAQDEEEKRRGVCHRVVRALVSIWGINNEEELRETIFEVLTSLKNTYDGGKNPPKIQKLKGMIREFEEELVWAHYGIMVKNVHHLRLGFYSGESNYDKDILPILEDFRKYKPTVISLAMDPQGSGPDTHYKVLMAIAKAVEDWSKEEDLSNLRIVGYRNVWFKYNPWDVEVIVPVSLNSLATLGKSFSECYITQVNASFPSYQLDGKFSDLTQRVWFDQHKQIQLLLGKNFFYQNESPLLRATHGVIYHRELTVEQFLEEAQKLGKAMENIL; this comes from the coding sequence ATGACAGTCAATTTTACAAAGGTTGAAGAAGCATTTTTCGAAGAAACAAAGTCAAAAAAGATTTCGACCAAAATTCCGTATATCACCACCGAGAGTTTCCCGAAACTGGGGCTGCTTTCAGCTTTAAGTTTTTTAGAGTGGGCAAGTAAAAATCCAAATGGAGTAGCCTGTTTGCCAACAGGAAAAACGGCACAATATTTTCTGGACTTTACGCACCTTTTGCTTGATAACTGGAACAACAAGAAAGGAAAAGACTTTTTGGAAAAATACGGTTTAGCCGATGTAAAAAAGCCTGATTTAAGCGAACTGACCTTCGTGCAAATGGGCGAGTTTTTCCCCATTAATCCGGAGCAACACAACAGCTTATTCAATTATGCCCAAAAACAATACATTGATGGTTTAGGCTTTAACAAAGAGAAAGCGCTGCTCATTAATTCAGAAGATATTAAACTGGCAGAGGGAAAACACTACTCCGATATCTTTCCCGATTATAAGATCGACCTTTCTTTGCGTTACCGCGAAGCCAAAACACACCAGGAACAATTACAACAAGAATCGATTTTTAAAATTGATAACTGGTGCACAGCCTACGAAAATAAAATTCGCGACAAAGGAGGAATTGGCTTCTTTCTCAGTGGCATTGGCCCCGATGGACTGATTGCGTTTAACACACGCGGATCAGACCATTTTTCATCCACCCGTTTAACCGAAACAAACTTTGAAACACAGGCAATAACAGCTGCCGATTTGGGCGGAATTGAGGTGTCGAAAAACCGTTTGGTAGTTACCATTGGTTTGGGTACGCTTACCTTCAATCCGGAAAACAAAGCAATTGTTTATGCTGCCGGCGAAGCAATTGCCGATACCATAAAAGCATCGCTGGAAAATGAGCCATGTGTAACTTATCCGGCAACAGCACTACATAAACTCAAAAATGCCCGTTTTTACCTTACTGAAGGTGCAGCGGTTACACTTGAAGACAGCATTGAGTGCTATTACACCTGCACACCCTGGAACCACCAAAAAACTGAACGAGCGGTAATTGAGCTCTGTAAAAAGATAAACAAATTTGGCAGTAAACTGGATTTGGAAGACCTGAAAGCCGATAAATACTGCAGTATGATTCCTGATTTGAATGAAAATACCGTTCAGTCGGTTATCGATTCAATTTTGGCAAAACTGCACAAAGGAATGAAAAAAGAAGTGGATCAGGTTTATTATCACACCGGCCCACACCACGACGATATAATGCTTGGCATTATGCCATCGACCAACCGCCAGTCGCGCGATGCCAGTAATGAACTGCATTTTTCGGTGGCTACTTCAGGATTTACTGCGGTTACAAATACCTTTTTGTACAACCTGCTGGTTGACACAAAAGACCTGATGAACCAGGGAAAAATTGAGATGATTAATTTCCCTGACTTTTTTAAAGACGGGTACAAATACAAGTGGGATAAAGACATTTACCACTACCTGGATAACATTGCAGCGCAAGATGAAGAAGAAAAGCGTCGTGGAGTTTGCCACCGTGTAGTTCGTGCGCTGGTTTCCATTTGGGGAATAAACAACGAAGAAGAACTTCGCGAAACCATTTTCGAGGTGCTTACCAGCCTGAAAAATACCTACGACGGCGGAAAAAATCCACCAAAAATTCAGAAGCTGAAAGGCATGATCCGCGAGTTTGAAGAAGAACTGGTTTGGGCACACTACGGAATTATGGTGAAGAATGTTCATCACCTGCGTTTGGGCTTCTATTCAGGCGAATCGAACTACGACAAAGATATTCTTCCAATATTGGAAGACTTTAGAAAATACAAGCCAACAGTTATTAGTTTGGCCATGGATCCGCAGGGAAGCGGACCGGATACGCACTACAAAGTGTTGATGGCAATTGCCAAAGCCGTTGAAGACTGGAGTAAAGAAGAAGACCTGAGCAACCTGCGAATTGTGGGTTATCGCAACGTGTGGTTTAAATACAACCCGTGGGATGTTGAAGTAATCGTTCCGGTTTCGCTGAACTCGCTGGCAACACTTGGTAAATCATTCTCGGAGTGTTACATCACACAGGTGAATGCATCGTTCCCGAGTTATCAGTTAGATGGAAAATTCAGTGACCTGACACAACGTGTTTGGTTCGATCAGCACAAACAAATTCAGTTGCTGTTGGGTAAGAACTTCTTCTACCAAAACGAATCCCCACTGCTTCGAGCCACACACGGTGTAATTTATCACCGCGAATTAACAGTTGAGCAATTCCTTGAAGAGGCACAGAAACTGGGAAAAGCAATGGAAAATATACTTTAA
- a CDS encoding outer membrane lipoprotein-sorting protein, whose translation MKRIFFLAALMLFALINTQAQSLEKVLDNYYKANGLNKVGDVKTFDIKAKMSMMGMEMPMEIKVKKPNKFRVDVEMMGQKTISAFDGEKGWMKNPMMGAGVQDLDGAQLQQAMGQADMEGALYNYAAKGSTVEMLGKENVDGAEEYKLKLTNKEGMVQTYYISADDYMVTKVESKVEAMGQTMDIVTRMLEYKEVKGIKIANKIEVEMPMGKQSVIMEEIKVDEPLDDSLFARPAN comes from the coding sequence ATGAAACGTATTTTTTTCTTAGCCGCCTTAATGCTTTTTGCATTAATCAACACACAAGCACAATCGCTTGAGAAAGTATTAGACAATTATTACAAGGCTAATGGCCTTAATAAAGTTGGCGATGTTAAAACATTTGACATCAAAGCAAAAATGAGTATGATGGGCATGGAAATGCCGATGGAAATTAAGGTAAAAAAACCCAATAAATTTAGGGTTGATGTTGAAATGATGGGACAAAAAACCATTAGTGCTTTTGATGGAGAAAAAGGATGGATGAAGAACCCAATGATGGGAGCAGGTGTACAAGACCTTGATGGAGCGCAACTGCAGCAAGCTATGGGGCAGGCCGATATGGAAGGCGCACTTTACAATTATGCTGCCAAAGGAAGTACGGTTGAAATGCTGGGTAAAGAAAATGTTGACGGTGCAGAAGAGTATAAACTAAAACTTACCAATAAGGAAGGAATGGTACAAACCTATTACATCAGTGCTGATGATTATATGGTAACAAAAGTTGAGTCGAAAGTTGAAGCAATGGGCCAAACGATGGACATTGTAACCAGAATGTTAGAATATAAAGAGGTAAAAGGAATTAAAATCGCCAATAAAATAGAAGTGGAAATGCCCATGGGAAAACAGTCGGTGATTATGGAAGAAATTAAAGTTGACGAGCCTCTTGACGATTCACTTTTTGCACGACCAGCAAATTAA
- a CDS encoding LytTR family DNA-binding domain-containing protein → MHIKSIIVDDEKHGRENLAGLLQSHCPEVVVAGEANSVTSAIQLIKDEKPQLVFLDIEMPGENGFQLLEHFADINFEVIFVTAYDNYAIKAIRFSAADYILKPINYNELKAAVEKVVQRIYKKEENRQIRELNRNILQPDNPRIGLPTNDRIEFVEVKNIVHCKGESNYTHIYLQEKKHLLVAKTLVEFEDLLKEYSFVRTHKSHLVNLKHVVAYSKTDGGTLELSNGDSILISRRRKDEVQQMLKTLIA, encoded by the coding sequence ATGCATATAAAATCAATAATAGTTGACGATGAAAAACACGGCCGCGAAAATCTGGCGGGTCTGCTTCAATCACATTGTCCGGAAGTAGTAGTTGCAGGCGAAGCAAATTCTGTTACATCAGCCATTCAGCTTATAAAAGATGAAAAGCCGCAATTGGTTTTTCTCGATATTGAAATGCCCGGAGAAAATGGTTTTCAGTTGCTGGAACATTTTGCAGATATAAATTTCGAAGTAATTTTTGTAACTGCCTACGACAATTATGCCATTAAAGCCATTCGTTTTTCGGCTGCCGATTATATTCTTAAACCCATAAATTACAACGAGCTAAAGGCGGCTGTTGAAAAGGTGGTTCAGCGCATTTATAAAAAAGAAGAAAACAGGCAAATTCGCGAATTGAACCGTAATATTTTGCAACCTGATAATCCACGAATTGGGCTTCCAACCAACGATCGAATTGAATTTGTAGAGGTAAAAAATATAGTTCACTGCAAAGGTGAAAGCAATTACACGCACATTTATTTGCAAGAAAAAAAGCATTTGCTCGTAGCAAAAACACTGGTTGAGTTTGAAGATCTTTTAAAGGAATATTCTTTTGTACGAACGCATAAATCCCATCTCGTAAACTTAAAACATGTGGTAGCTTATTCGAAAACCGACGGAGGCACGCTTGAACTTTCTAATGGCGACAGTATTTTAATATCCAGGCGAAGAAAAGATGAGGTGCAGCAAATGTTAAAAACCTTAATTGCCTAG
- a CDS encoding OmpH family outer membrane protein, giving the protein MKIKFLLPLFVILLAAATANAQQTLKIGHVNIQELVQKHPLIDSIQTIIAQESKDMQEIYEEMIAEHEAAIEKFEAESDTYSDFVKQTRQNEILEQSQKIQTYNQTAQQQLQNRNMELIQPIYKEINQEISDIAGAQNFTYVLDVSAGNVAYISPNSEDLTPLVLKAIKGE; this is encoded by the coding sequence ATGAAAATAAAATTCCTTTTGCCACTATTTGTTATCCTGCTTGCAGCAGCAACGGCAAATGCACAGCAAACCTTAAAAATAGGTCATGTAAATATTCAGGAGTTGGTACAAAAACATCCGTTAATCGATAGCATTCAAACTATTATTGCGCAGGAATCAAAAGACATGCAGGAGATTTACGAGGAGATGATTGCAGAGCACGAAGCTGCCATTGAAAAGTTTGAAGCCGAAAGCGATACCTATTCCGATTTTGTAAAGCAAACCAGGCAAAACGAAATTTTAGAGCAATCGCAAAAAATACAGACATACAACCAAACCGCACAACAGCAGTTGCAAAACCGCAACATGGAACTCATTCAGCCTATTTACAAAGAAATTAACCAGGAAATAAGCGACATTGCCGGGGCGCAAAACTTTACCTATGTATTGGATGTCAGTGCCGGAAACGTAGCTTATATTTCGCCCAACAGCGAGGATTTAACACCTTTGGTTTTGAAAGCTATAAAAGGAGAATAG